TACAGAACTGAATAAGTTGTTCCTATTCGCTATACCTTTTGATAAGGTATGTCAAATAAAATGATTCTATAAATAATACGAACgattctaattctagtgttcgttcggcaaacaactcttttttgagttcaaaattttcagtaactttttataatattcaacacaaaactgaagtatctggtcaatgcggactcatctatgcgaccaaccaatttcgctgtagcgattaaatatcaaaaaaaaaaaaaaaataataatacgaAGAAAAATATGAACAAGTAAATAAAACGATGTTTACCCAGCCCTACTAAAAATATCGCCACATATAGTCAAATATTTTCCGGTCTGTCATgttaatttcaaatttataattattccCGTGAACACGATGAAGTGCAAAACTAATTTTGAGTTGGCAAGAGCTGGTTGGTAGACCGCGGGCTGTTTGCTTTCAGTCAGTCTTTGAAAGATCAATATCATGTTGTAGAgtgcatttgattttaattcCAAATTATATTGTTCAAAAATGAGTCGATCCAAGGGACAACTGGGCGATATTTGTCTCGAGGCTCAACGACGGAAACACCGAGTTCTTTATGATAACTTTATAAAGCTCCTGACCGGGTACGACCGCGATCCAGTCGCCAGTTTATACACAGTTCTGTCTAAACTCACATTCCGTTTTTCAGAAGCCGCAGCCAAATGCCCAGGAAACCGGACAGCCGCCATCTCCTGGCAAGCGAATCAGAAAACAGCAAAGTCTTGGGTATGTTATATGGAATGCGAATAGTTTATTTGAATATCGATGCACTGGCTACTTGGGCGTGTGTCCCCATACATTTGTGTGGCTAGGCCTGGGCTATACTTAAGGCTATACTTAGGAACTACTGACACATGCGCATAACTACTTGGACTTGCGCTGTCGCCGCTGGCTGCGAGAGCGAAGCATCTTGTTCTCGTCGGCGCACTTGGTGGTGATCGCTGTGCGAACCTCACGCGGTGTCATTTCCAGAGTATTGGTCATTAGATAGACAAGGTCCGCCACCTTGAGGggatccagctgctgcttgctgggaCGAGCACAGTCCCTAAAGGCCGGTGACGGTTTGCCGGACAGCGTGTGGTGGGCGAGAGTGTCGCGGTCAAAGATTTCGCAGAGCAACTTTCGGGTTATGGAGGGACCAGTCATGTCCCAGTTGAGGGCACTCAGCCTGCTACGCAAGACTTGAGTGCCATTTGGACCAATCACTACCATCGGCGAGTTTGGTTCCTGATCGAACTCAAAGTCGGGACACGGACGCTTCGCATTTGGGGTGGACGTTACGGGTTTCTTGATGCGTTTGCGCTTTCTGCTGTTCTCTCTGTCGGGCACGTAGTCTTCATCGTCCTCATCGATTCCCAAATCCTCGTCATTGGTCCGGGGTGTAGAGGTGTTGTGCTCCTCAGTCCCATCACGGAACATCTCAAAGTGCGACGTTCGTTGCGCATCATCCCGGTCCATAGCCTGCACCTTCTCAATCTCGATGGTGAGCAGATCCAGGGCCTTGCGCTTGTTCCGCTCCCATTGCTGCAGCAACTTGAGTTTCATCTCATTCACCGCCTTTATGGTGCTCTTCATCAAAGTCTCCTGGTCTGCATCATACGAGGCTGCCTCCCCGTCGATGACCAAGT
The sequence above is a segment of the Drosophila subobscura isolate 14011-0131.10 chromosome U, UCBerk_Dsub_1.0, whole genome shotgun sequence genome. Coding sequences within it:
- the LOC117900771 gene encoding early boundary activity protein 1; translated protein: MNRRQRLEFAITLLPYDPMTVRLSVEQKRVEDIIARLRTDDSFTEEESDDGKTRRLKDAETDTFVDHTMHDIEMTDTGKLSTLATLTLAAERLLRTQQDEDDHFDDDLVIDGEAASYDADQETLMKSTIKAVNEMKLKLLQQWERNKRKALDLLTIEIEKVQAMDRDDAQRTSHFEMFRDGTEEHNTSTPRTNDEDLGIDEDDEDYVPDRENSRKRKRIKKPVTSTPNAKRPCPDFEFDQEPNSPMVVIGPNGTQVLRSRLSALNWDMTGPSITRKLLCEIFDRDTLAHHTLSGKPSPAFRDCARPSKQQLDPLKVADLVYLMTNTLEMTPREVRTAITTKCADENKMLRSRSQRRQRKSK